The following coding sequences are from one Rathayibacter sp. SW19 window:
- a CDS encoding MFS transporter, protein MPDSVALTGGVLMDADIAGTGWRLIFLINVPVGIAGLVLVGIGQALGVGSLFRLVRSEVSVHAAGVGSGVLVTARQAAMSIGVAGLGSLFTGLAAQGTMLHAVVVIPAVQTGITLILVAVSRLLPRIAR, encoded by the coding sequence ATGCCCGACAGCGTCGCACTGACCGGCGGAGTTCTCATGGACGCCGACATCGCGGGCACTGGCTGGCGGCTGATCTTCCTGATCAACGTGCCTGTCGGGATCGCGGGCCTCGTCCTCGTCGGGATCGGCCAAGCGCTCGGCGTCGGATCGTTGTTCCGGCTCGTCCGGTCCGAGGTATCCGTCCACGCGGCGGGAGTCGGCAGCGGAGTCCTCGTCACGGCTCGACAAGCCGCGATGTCGATCGGTGTCGCCGGCCTCGGCAGCCTGTTCACCGGCCTTGCCGCACAAGGCACGATGCTGCACGCCGTCGTCGTCATCCCCGCCGTGCAAACAGGAATCACGCTGATTCTGGTCGCAGTCAGCCGACTCCTGCCGCGGATCGCGAGGTAG
- a CDS encoding mismatch-specific DNA-glycosylase has product MAYTRGQLDQFRGKSLPDFVAPGVRLLLVGINPGLRSVAVQADFGRRGNRFYPALYQAGITDRIVDASEGFRPDDAAHLHAQGVGMTTLVAFATARADELSTTQLREGAVALREKVRRLRPRVVAMLGITAFRTAFEQRRAVVGQQPGDLAGAELWVVPNPSGLNAHESVASLAVAYREVARAAGIPLFIPPIPRVDHHGQGEA; this is encoded by the coding sequence ATGGCGTACACGCGCGGGCAACTCGATCAGTTTCGAGGCAAATCGCTGCCCGATTTCGTGGCGCCCGGTGTGCGCTTGTTGCTGGTCGGCATCAACCCGGGACTGCGCAGTGTTGCGGTGCAGGCCGACTTCGGGCGGCGAGGAAATCGCTTCTACCCTGCGCTGTATCAGGCGGGCATCACGGACCGCATTGTCGATGCATCCGAAGGTTTTCGGCCGGACGACGCGGCCCACCTACACGCGCAAGGCGTCGGGATGACGACGCTGGTTGCCTTTGCGACAGCACGTGCCGATGAGCTCAGCACAACACAACTGCGCGAGGGCGCGGTGGCGCTGCGCGAGAAAGTCCGTCGCCTGCGGCCGCGTGTCGTGGCGATGTTGGGCATCACGGCGTTCCGCACCGCCTTCGAACAACGGCGAGCGGTCGTCGGCCAACAGCCCGGCGATCTGGCTGGTGCCGAGTTGTGGGTTGTTCCCAACCCGAGCGGCCTGAATGCGCACGAGAGTGTCGCCTCGCTGGCAGTCGCCTATCGTGAGGTTGCGCGCGCCGCGGGCATCCCCCTCTTTATTCCGCCCATACCGCGCGTCGACCATCACGGACAGGGCGAAGCCTGA